Proteins found in one Oscarella lobularis chromosome 16, ooOscLobu1.1, whole genome shotgun sequence genomic segment:
- the LOC136196689 gene encoding cytidine monophosphate-N-acetylneuraminic acid hydroxylase-like — protein MSMEERRLVARLNSAEVDALKPGVTIKALNKESIILFKSSEQIDEPWENDYGDSLRFRACRNVCYHQEGTFVRADVDVENPVPSNCPSIVQCTKHNWKLDASTMEYVNPPEVFSQEELVVEATAEGGLSIYEVIIPKQPWEVDARPRRVIERGEVTVTYFTHACVKMKFGGVTFFTDPWLVGPAFARGWWLLHEPPPGWLDELTHADLIYISHLHSDHLSYPTLKLVAERNPDVPIFVGELVMPVFSRQRHYGVHMNNVTVLELGSWHVVNDDLRFMILPDGVHREMDTCLLIDYKGHIIFNAVDCSKPNYGHLPRDVDLMMGDFAGGATSYPVSFMGGRYSEKFKMDYIKMERKKILNYRVAMARKIKPKLYLPFAGYFTEAHPSDSYIRELNLKNDPAIVNSLIDKYVGHAVKTWTPKPGEFVDLATMRITEAPPGSKVAVDDWDFEKYTTWIDRSINFAPFQYDDSLRFYFDWTGFKGYNLVLKVIETGEEFESIPNGRSVVVDFLDLSYPEERPLREHYFLEMKARIGVFREIMKFGYLWDNLTYGFQCRLVRKPDVYHFKFWTHMQNLLPETPPDWKGFLASKGWSEEKIKGATSEPQTPEFMLPKDV, from the exons ATGAGCATGGAAgagcgtcgtctcgtcgccagGCTGAACTCGGCCGAGGTCGACGCGCTGAAGCCGGGCGTCACGATCAAAGCTCTCAACAAGGAGAGCATCATCCTATTCAAGAGCTCAgaacaaatcgacgagccGTGGGAAAACGACTACGGCGACAGTTTGCGTTTTCGCGCGTGTCGCAACGTGTGCTATCATCAAGAGGGAACATTCGTTcgtgccgacgtcgacgtcgagaatcCCGTGCCGTCAAACTGTCCGAGCATCGTCCAATGCACGAAACACAACTGGAAGTTAGACGCGAGCACAATGGAGTACGTTAATCCGCCGGAGGTGTTTTCCCAAGAGGAATTGGTTGTCGAAGCGACGGCTGAAGGCGGCTTATCTATCTATGAAGTCATTATTCCAAAGCAGCCGTGGGAAGTCGATGCACGACCGCGCCGCGTGATCGAACGCGGCGAAGTCACCGTCACTTATTTCACTCACGCTTGCGTCAAAATGAAATTCGGCGGCGTGACCTTTTTCACCGATCCTTGGCTCGTCGGCCCGGCATTCGCTCGCGGCTGGTGGCTCCTCCACGAACCACCGCCAGGCTGGCTTGATGAGCTTACTCACGCTGATCTCATTTACATAAGTCATTTGCACTCGGATCATCTCAGCTATCCGACGCTgaaactcgtcgccgagcgaaATCCCGACGTGCCGATCTTTGTCGGCGAGCTCGTCATGCCCGTCTTCTCGCGTCAACGTCACTACGGCGTCCACATGAACAATGTCACGGTGCTCGAGTTGGGCTCGTGGCATGTGGTGAATGACGATTTGCGGTTCATGATTCTGCCCGATGGGGTTCATCGCGAGATGGACACGTGTCTGCTTATCGACTATAAGGGTCACATCATTTTCAATGCCGTCGACTGTTCCAAGCCCAATTACGGTCATTTGcctcgcgacgtcgatctcATGATGGGCGACTTTGCTG gtggcGCGACGTCGTATCCTGTCTCCTTTATGGGCGGTCGCTATTCAG AAAAGTTCAAAATGGACTACATTAAAATGgaacgaaagaaaatcttGAACTACAGGGTGGCAATGGCACGAAAGATCAAACCAAAGCTCTATCTTCCTTTTGCTGGATACTTTACAGAAGCGCATCCTTCGGACAG CTATATCCGAGAACTGAACTTGAAAAACGATCCGGCCATTGTCAATTCGCTCATTGATAAGTACGTGGGTCACGCCGTCAAGACGTGGACGCCGAAGCCAGGCGAATTTGTTGACTTGGCAAC gaTGAGAATAACCGAAGCTCCACCGGGATCAAAAGTTGCCGTTGACGA TTGGGACTTTGAAAAGTACACGACGTGGATCGATCGCTCTATCAATTTTGCACCGTTTCAGTATGACGACTCGCTTCGTTTCTATTTTGACTGGACTGGCTTCAAAGGCTACAATCTCGTTCTGAAG GTTATTGAGACGGGAGAGGAGTTTGAGTCAATTCCAAACGGACGCTCAGTCGTGGTAGATTTTCTTGATCTTTCCTATCCAGAGGAACGACCTCTTCGAGAGCACTACTTTTTGGAG ATGAAAGCGAGGATTGGAGTGTTTCGCGAAATCATGAAATTTGGTTATCTGTGGGATAATCTGACTTACGGATTTCAGTGCAGATTGGTACGAAAACCAGACGTTTATCATTTCAA ATTTTGGACGCACATGCAAAACTTGCTTCCGGAGACTCCACCGGACTGGAAGGGCTTTCTAGCAAGTAAAGGCTGGTCAGAGGAAAAGATTAAAGGAGCAACCAGCGAGCCCCAGACTCCCGAATTTATGCTTCCGAAAGACGTCTAG
- the LOC136196688 gene encoding uncharacterized protein, with protein MTANANQSVSSPHRVSVNAVSATVARRGVSLAFRDVHVRAGDKDILKTISGGVERGEMMAVMGPSGAGKTTLLNVLSGRLKKSYTMKGHVEMNGQPLSKRLKRQISYVLQTDVYFTYLTLKQSLTYSALLRLPSSMSTKEKLMMVDHAMEALKIKHCENTIFGNMFVTGLSGGEKKRASIAGELLTDPAILMLDEPTSGLDSSSAQSLLRTVKHLATEEGKTVVATIHQPNTQCYNEFDKLLLLCEGEVAYIGPANCVIEYFDYVGYPCRGYYNPADFILELVTGSDEQKRHIKQSFKERGSHFLSALQNPPLEKPLRSIPEESEPNHVHVAMAPKRASLSRAVDLGGYPMSVLVENGTVGREKVDTVDVYEENDYSKFPTSFWTQFRVLLRRSFHQSRPEILSRLYLIQNLLMAFVVGIVWFRTEREEKNIRDKYGFFFFPTVYWCFNSMFPAALALGQERAIVLKERAAGSYRLSAYFLSKSLSEMPLIIIYPLLYWIVTYWMAGMRAGPEFITSLLILWLNAIAAQSMGLFVGSFVKNAKQLITVSSVTLLTAMLLGGFYVVHLPSWITWVSYLSPILFCFSALLNAEFGPGSQSFRCDPVVSAYDVCENVTSIVAQNGSDFLIQGADILKDFNITLLTWQCILGLIVLAVILRTATYLVLRFFEKPS; from the exons ATGACGGCGAACGCCAACCagtccgtctcgtcgccaCATCGCGTGTCCGTAAACGCCGTCTCGGCGACTGTGGCGCGTCGCGGCGTCTCGCTCGCGTTTCGAGACGTCCACGTGCGAGCAGGAGACAAGGACATTCTCAAAACGATATCAGGCGGCGTCGAACGGGGCGAAATGATGGCAGTGATGGGACCGAGCG GTGCTGGCAAGACGACTCTTCTTAATGTTCTCTCGGGTCGTTTGAAAAAATCCTACACGATGAAAGGCCACGTTGAAATGAATGGACAGCCCCTGAGCAAGAGACTCAAACGTCAGATATCCTACGTTCTCCAGACCGACGTCTACTTCACTTACCTGACTCTGAAGCAATCATTGACC TACTCGGCTCTCCTTCgacttccgtcgtcgatgagTACGAAGGAAAAGCTCATGATG GTAGATCACGCTATGGAGGCACTGAAAATTAAACACTGCGAAAATACAA TATTTGGAAATATGTTTGTCACTGGCCTGTCAGGAG GTGAAAAGAAGCGGGCTAGCATAGCCGGCGAACTTTTGACTGATCCAGCGATCTTGATGCTGGATGAGCCAACGTCAGGCCTCGACTCGAGCTCAGCTCAAAGTCTACTTCGAACCGTCAAGCATTTGGCTACGGAAGAGGGGAAGACTGTCGTTGCAACCATACATCAGCCCAATACGCAGTGCTACAATGAGTTTGACAAGTTGTTACTTTTGTGCGAAGGAGAG GTTGCGTATATTGGTCCTGCTAATTGCGTTATTGAATATTTTGACTACGTTGGATACCCCTGTCGTGGATACTACAATCCAGCTGATTTCATAC TTGAACTCGTCACGGGAAGCGATGAACAGAAACGGCACATAAAACAATCATTCAAAGAAAG AGGCTCGCACTTTTTATCGGCACTACAAAATCCGCCGCTAGAAAAACCCTTAAGAAGCATCCCTGAAGAATCCGAACCCAATCACGTTCACGTTGCCATGGCTCCCAAGCGTGCTAGCCTGAGCCGTGCCGTCGACTTGGGCGGCTATCCCATGTCCGTCCTAGTGGAAAACGGGACCGTTGGAAGGGAAAAAGTTGACACCGTAGACGTCTACGAGGAAAATGATTATAGCAAATTTCCTACGTCATTTTGGACTCAGTTCCGCGTTCTCCTTCGGCGGTCCTTTCATCAAAGTCGACCCGAAATACTTAGTCGTTTATATCTGATTCAG AATTTGCTCATGGCCTTTGTGGTTGGAATCGTGTGGTTTCGAacggagagagaagagaagaacatTCGAGATAAATACGGTTTT tttttctttcctaCTGTTTACTGGTGCTTCAACAGCATGTTTCCGGCGGCTCTAGCAT TGGGACAAGAAAGGGCAATTGTGCTCAAAGAAAGAGCCGCGGGATCGTATCGTCTTTCCGCTTATTTCCTCTCTAAA AGTCTTAGTGAAATGCctctaattattatttatccgCTTCTTTATTGGATTGTCACCTATTGGATGGCCGGCATGCGCGCTGGTCCCGAATTTATTACGTCTCTGCTCATCCTGTGGCTCAATGCCATAGCAGCGCAG tCTATGGGTCTCTTCGTTGGTTCGTTTGTTAAAAACGCCAAGCAATTGATAACAGTGTCTAGCGTGACTCTGCTGACCGCTATGCTTCTCGGCGGATTTTACGTTGTTCATCTTCCGTCGTGGATCACGTGGGTTTCCTATCTGTCGCCGATTCTGTTCTGCTTCAGCGCTCTTCTCAACGCGGAGTTTGGCCCGGGAAGTCAATCATTCAG atgtGATCCCGTCGTGTCTGCTTATGACGTGTGCGAGAACGTGACGTCCATCGTGGCGCAAAACGGCTCGGACTTTCTAATTCAAGGCGCGGACATTTTGAAAGACTTTAACATAACCCTTCTCACGTGGCAGTGTATTCTCGGTCTCATAGTTCTCGCAGTCATACTAAGAACTGCCACGTACCTTGTACtacgattttttgaaaagccGTCTTAG
- the LOC136196692 gene encoding crt homolog 3-like produces the protein MGNKQTSEDVSESHILLMGSKTPTSINRSTEKPDSVTFTVTTNFHIQIPLTVVNILLSILNIVSQVGMTVTLPLFTTALGTHKACGVYGKAIAGPYFVLFFTALWFPVVFFAWVFIAKFLNRNFSLRLNSSMGFVVLLGFLNAMNGVLVVYSSPSDRTPQYLQPILSSSVIPFTVILRYLILRKGISGGRLVATFIVLIGLIICLEPTIFQLGQDNKTTANRTAGTIIWPIIFCVGFIPLGLSNVIQERQVKKGDQSQSSGGRGEVHSLLFQAWLQLFNFVFLAAVFFLDFIPHFGASANFDEFSQNMRWGWNCEFGQAPKFNCSPTDPMPHDPYGPDEHCSLIIGRTWYFTIFYCLSNLIGLMLIKYAEGAVYLVIVNALITPVGTFFLTLFQLENDTGKFYWKPEVDVATWYALAGVFLMVPAVIWYNYLGNREKKEKERNAIG, from the coding sequence ATGGGCAACAAGCAAACTTCAGAAGATGTTAGTGAATCCCATATCCTTCTCATGGGCAGCAAAACTCCGACATCAATCAACCGATCGACAGAAAAACCGGACTCCGTGACCTTCACCGTGACAACGAACTTTCACATACAAATACCTCTCACCGTCGTAAACATTCTTCTCTCCATACTCAACATCGTTAGTCAAGTCGGTATGACGGTGACCTTGCCTCTATTTACGACCGCTCTTGGTACCCATAAAGCGTGCGGCGTCTACGGCAAGGCAATCGCCGGTCCCtacttcgttctttttttcactgCGCTCTGGTTTcccgtcgtctttttcgcttgGGTTTTCATAGCGAAATTTCTCAACAGAAACTTCTCGCTTCGACTCAACAGCTCCATGGGCTTCGTTGTTCTGCTTGGATTTCTGAACGCGATGaacggcgttctcgtcgtctatTCGAGCCCGTCGGACCGAACGCCTCAATACCTTCAGCCCATACTGAGTTCCTCCGTCATTCCCTTTACCGTCATTCTACGTTATCTAATCCTTCGTAAAGGTATATCCGGCGGTCGGCTCGTGGCGACTTTCATCGTTCTTATCGGTCTCATTATCTGTCTTGAACCGACTATATTTCAGCTGGGACAGGACaacaagacgacggcgaatcgcACGGCAGGCACGATTATATGGCCAATTATTTTCTGCGTCGGTTTCATACCTCTCGGTCTCAGCAACGTTATTCAGGAACGCCAAGTGAAGAAGGGAGACCAGTCCCAAAGCTCTGGAGGTCGCGGCGAAGTTCActcgcttctttttcaagcCTGGCTGCAGCTGttcaatttcgtttttctcgccgccgtgTTTTTTCTCGATTTCATTCCACACTTCGGCGCGAGCGccaatttcgacgaattcagTCAAAACATGCGTTGGGGCTGGAATTGCGAGTTCGGTCAGGCGCCGAAATTTAATTGCTCGCCGACGGATCCGATGCCGCACGATCCGTACGGACCCGACGAGCATTGCAGTCTCATCATCGGGCGCACGTGGTATTTCACCATTTTCTACTGTCTTTCTAATCTCATTGGTCTGATGCTGATCAAGTACGCTGAAGGCGCCGTCTATTTGGTCATTGTCAATGCGCTCATCACACCCGTTGGCACGTTTTTTCTGACGCTATTTCAATTGGAAAACGATACGGGTAAGTTCTATTGGAAACCTGAAGTGGACGTGGCCACGTGGTACGCTCTTGCCGGCGTCTTCCTCATGGTACCCGCCGTCATATGGTACAATTATCTGGGCAACagggagaagaaggaaaaagaacgaaatgCGATCGGATGA
- the LOC136196697 gene encoding uncharacterized protein YihR-like, which translates to MNVALLISAFAFLMAESGGSGSRFQITDDEFGGLHLKVLRNSATGESASVIYDMGGRIESLELLATPRSSSLRPILWTHDRNATAARENESWRGQFLLPYASRVSRATYEFYNSTYHLPMNEPERENALHGLLFNKTLTVLDQTADNRRAQLKLGYNFTGKDEGYPFLLDLTIDYILEHNVLLNRSQFSVQLTFENQMPNAPLPLSVGWHPYFLSTVYKTRVTLDECTHWNHVIWANNSNIDSSLIPTGLTNVWTNFTGEENKSIGGTTTNPTYFDDEFIPIEDERTCALYRSRIYDPTAVGGGTIVLWQNSAFRFVHVYTGGRSRWGIDAVAVEPQSGMTNCFNNHDGLVILSGGQRWTGMFGIYIE; encoded by the exons ATGAACGTAGCCCTTCTTATCTCCGCCTTCGCCTTCCTGATGGCCgaaagcggcggcagcggcagccGATTCCAAatcaccgacgacgaattcggcgGTTTGCATTTGAAAGTGCTGCGCAATTCGGCGACGGGGGAGAGCGCGTCGGTCATATACGACATGGGAGGTCGCATCGAATCGCTAGAACTGCTCGCAACGccgcgttcgtcgtcgctacgCCCTATCCTCTGGACGCACGATCGCAACGCGACGGCagcgcgcgaaaacgaaagttgGCGCGGCCAGTTTCTTCTTCCGTACGCAAGTCGCGTTTCCCGCGCAACATACGAGTTCTATAACTCGACGTATCATCTACCGATGAACGAACCGGAAAGGGAAAACGCTCTACACGGACTACTGTTCAACAAAACGCTCACCGTGCTCGATCAAACTGCAGATAACCGACGAGCTCAGTTGAAACTGGGTTACAATTTTACCGGCAAAGACGAAG GTTATCCGTTTTTACTGGACCTTACAATCGATTACATTCTCGAACACAATGTCTTATTGAATCGAAGTCAATTTTCCGTGCAACTGACGTTCGAAAATCAAATGCCTAATGCTCCGTTGCCGTTATCCGTCGGTTGGCACCCTTACTTTCTAAGCACCGTCTACAAAACTAGGGTAACGCTCGACGAATGCACGCACTGGAATCACGTCATATGGGCAAACAATTCCAATATCGATAGTTCTCTCATACCAACAGGTCTAACGAACGTGTGGACGAATTTTACCGGCGAGGAGAACAAATCGATCGGGGGCACGACAACGAATCCGACCtattttgacgacgaatttaTACCGATCGAGGACGAACGCACGTGTGCCTTATACCGATCGCGAATCTACGATCCGaccgccgtcggcggcggcaccaTAGTTCTCTGGCAGAACTCGGCTTTTCGATTCGTACACGTTTACACGGGCGGACGAAGTCGGTGGggaatcgacgccgttgccgtcgaacCCCAATCGGGAATGACGAACTGTTTCAATAATCACGACGGATTAGTGATATTAAGCGGCGGACAACGCTGGACGGGAATGTTTGGAATTTACATTGAATGA